In Lolium rigidum isolate FL_2022 chromosome 7, APGP_CSIRO_Lrig_0.1, whole genome shotgun sequence, the DNA window GTGCTTTTCCGTTTTaaaagtgcaattgcattttTGTAGCAGAAAAGTACAACTGGACTGAGTTGCACTTTTTTTAAACTACAGTTGTACTTTTCTAAGGTGATTGAGACTTAAAAAATATCActcaactgagacataggcacaccccaAATTTTAACATAACCGTAAGCAGCGTGTAACTCTTGACGGGTGGCAGTCGGAAATATATAAGCCCATAAATATGTCCAAAACTTCAGCTCATTTGGGAAGGGTATTGTCTCGTTCACGGTTAACAATTGTGTTCAGAAAAAATCGCCCTGAACCTATGGCTGGCGTCGCTGAGaggacagcgccgccggcaagatCCAGTATCGCCGGCGGCCATGCTCCACCGTCAGATACGCGAAGCAAGGGTAGAGAGGTGGGCACGAACCCAGGCGACAAAAGGAAAGAACGACGACAAGGCAGGCCCGTCGCACGCCCCAACCGACGGGCAGTAGATTTGGGTTcgaagtttaagttttatttaagtTTAAATTTGAGTCACTTTTGTGTAAAACTAGTCAATATTCGTATGAATTTCTTTTTAAAATGTTATTTACATTTGAATTTCTATTGGGGGATGCCGTATGGGGCGCGTCGGTGTGCGAACAccaccccaaatagaggatgttgtgtcggcgcccccGTACGGCAGTGCCGACGTTCCTGCCGGCGCATATTTGGGGAGCGTCGGCGGAGATGCTATAAGTAGTGATAACTTCGATAGAATGCAACATTGGTGTCAGCCACCAAACGTCCAATCACGCGCCATCAAAACACAGAGAGGGGTAGCGCCGCCGGCCATAGATAGATTATTTTGCAGAGGGAAATAGGCAGGCACCCTGTACCGGCCTCTGTGTTCTTCTCCATTGTCAGCGTTTGCTTCTGCATTTCTTTTTTTTACCGTTCGTTTGCTTCTCCATCATGCAGTAAGTCTATTGTTGGATCGCTCTATTCTTCTGCCTTGCGCTAAATATATTTGTTTTTTCTTCTGAATGTCTCTTATGCTATTTGCGTTGTTAGAGTACTTTATGAATTTGATTCATACAAGTACTATTTCATTTTATTTAAGTTGATTCACATGTGTACAACACTTCATATCTCACTTTGATCCATTACTAGAAAAGACCTGCGTTATGCTAAATGGAGTACAAGACTGTCGGCAGCAGTGAAATCAGTACACTAATTCCAGGTAGGGACAAAATAGCTTTTTATAGATTTTGGGAAAATAATTTGGCATGCCCCTCTCACGAGGCTATAAACCCAGACAAAGGACTACTCAGAACTCGGTACGTTGTTGAACCGCAAACCACCGACTACGATGGCCATAGTACACAAAGAAGGAACACCTAGCACTACGAACTGGTATTAAGGAGAAAGATGTTATCCCATTAAACAATTTAGACTCAGTCATTGCAATTTGCAAGTAAGCAAGAATCAATTTCTCAACTCGGCTGGCAGAGCAAACCAGGAgacagtaagagcatctccaccggcgcttccAATAGCTATATTGAGACTCTAGTGAGAGAAAACACTCGTACCAACGCTCCTCAAAAAGCACCGGCATGTTTTGTTGGCACTCCCAAAAAGATCCCTATGTTAAGGGTTTCGATTGGGGGCACCGGCACCAAATTTTCGCTTAAAAGATGCTAGTCAACCGCCGTatagggggcgccggtgtggaaacAACATCGCCAAATAAAGAATGTTCTGCCAATGCCCCCCATacagtagtgccggcgcccctgctgGCGCCTATtttggggaggggggggggggacaccggtggagatgctgtaAGAACTTTCGTTTATCACTTGAGTCAGCGACCAGAATAAATAGCCGTAACGTGCATAGTCTTTCACCAATCGCTTGTGCAAACTGGTTTGCACGGCAGCACAGGCATGGCGTATGTTCAGAATAAACTACAGTTTTCTCTTGGAAGGAACAAAGTAATGCAGTAAAACCTAGAAAAGGGTGCAAACAAAGGCAGAAGTACAGAAGGGCACAATTTCCCCCATTTATAACAATACAGATATTGAACAGGATGGTCTCCATACTGATGACGAGACAGATGATTTGTTCCAACTGGAAGCTCCATAGCCAAGCCTTATGCAGCTTGCCTTAATTTCTGTGTCTTCATCTTCAGTCGGTCCATGAACTGAGAATTAGCCTTAAGCCTCCCTTTAACATAAGCATTTCTAGCATCATCGGCCAACACGTCCGCTTTCATGGCATCTTCCACAAGAGCATACAGTGTCCTCAAGCAATCCTTTCTGTTCTCCTCCCGGTGATCAAATCTGCAGAAGTAATTGAACTGTTATCTACAAGTAGCAACAAGTGATGTTGTAAGAGTACTATCCAACCTTCTACCTTTTCGATGAAATAAAACACAGTGGCTTTTTGCGTATTCTTGAAAAGAAAAGAACGGAAATGAAATGAAAAGGACTACCATCCTGAAGTCTGCATGTATGATAAGCCGAAGAACCTTCATCTTAATAGGGTTTTTCACCATAACACATTTAAaccaaaatttaatactccctccgatatccataataagtgtcgtggttttaattcaaatttaaacaaaaaacaaaggcacttattatggatcggagggagtagcattcTTAACTGTTTTCTGTATCAAAACATCAGCTTATATTCGCCAAAGCAGAAATTTTAAGCATACCTAATAAGCACCTTCAAAACTGAGCGGACACCTATCAGCAAACCTCACTGCTAAGTGCAGAGGCAGCAGCAAGATAGAGATCGAACCAAATTGACTTACTATGTCGAGAATGTTGAACATGGCAACCAGAAAATATAGGATTCCAGAACAGATATTATTTTCGCTTAACAAGTAAAGGAATGTGTACTTGGTTAaccatgtttttttttgcatctgATAATTATTAACAGTTGCAACCTTCATCTAACGAATGTTTCATTTTACAACCAGGATGCAGAATCTGTCTGCAATTTCAAGCATCAACTATAGTCAATGTTATATTAAGGCACAGATGCATCTAGAGTAAGTACACTTCTGCAGACAGTATAAACATTGGAAGCAGGATCATTGGGCATACCTTTCACTGGTTATTGTAAGCTCATCTTTTCCTGAGTTATACCTCTTTCCAACAACCTCACGTAGTCGACGGAAAGCATGCCGGGAAAGTCCCAGTTCCTTGACAGTTACACTGAGTTTAACTTTCCTATTTTTGGGATGCCATGCATCACCACCAGGAGCAAAGACAATAGTTGACTCCCACCTTAGAACAGGTCCCGCACCAGGTGGATCATTCAGCTTAACACTCTTCTTATCTTGTTCGGAAAGTTCATCAACAGTTGGTGGCTCTGCTTCCATTAGTTCTGTGCACTCTGAGACCATCTTATCCTCAAATTCTTTGAATAGCTCATAAGCCTGCTCAGGTTCAAGCTCCCCCCTCTCGCACATGTCCCCCaactcattaaatttggcatccaCCTTTTGCTTTATCTCATCTTGATGTAAATATAGCATATAGAAAAGGAGTCAAAAACATATCAACCACAGAAAACAAAATTATAGAGAATATCAGAAGGGCACAGACACAGTATATACAGATATGACAGTATGCTAAGGTATGCACACAAAAACCAATTTGGAGGATCTTCATATCTAGAGGTAGGTACTAACCTGCAGAAGTGAATAGCTAGGGTGTTTGCAACTACGCACCCGATTGAAAGCAAACCAGATATAGCATGTTAAAGGGGCCACATATCAGGTAAAGATGTGCATTGGGTTGACAGGATATTGCCAGTATGCTAATCTGAATGAATACCAACTCTATCTTTATAAAATAAGCATATGAAAATAGGTCCACCATACCAAAATTATCTACAAATGCACAGAACAACCCTCGCCCCCCCTGTTTAGTAGAAACAGTCCATCTGAAGACAAGCATACTGTGCATACACCTACTTTGTGTGCCCAGAGACGCATAAAAAACTAACAACTCTCACAATATGGTGCTAACTATTTTTAAGGAAACTCGCAAGGCTTTCGTACCTATAGTTTTACATGGCAAACAACCACAGAAAAACTGTCAATCTTTTCATGCACCATGTATGTGCACTGCTAATCTTGAAAAGTTCCAGAAAATTACGAACCCAAATGAAGATAATTCATTTGACTGATATAAACATTTGGACTCATTTTGTGAATTGAAATGAAAAGAACTGAAACCTCTGTAAAAAATTGTATTATTGAACATATGTGCAATCTCATTAAACAATAACCACTTCATTAAGTTTTTGCTGTAATTTGACCCCAACTGGCAAACCTGAAATACTAAGCCAAACAAATCTAGATATCCTGGAAGTAGTGTGACAAATAACTCTTATTTCTCATTATTTTGTTGAGAATATAAACTGCTCCATCCATCCTTTAGCCCCAAGTTGGTCAAAGGAAACTAGTACATTCTACCCAAGCAAATTAAAGATTGTAGTACTTGCGAAAGATCTACTTCATTGGTATAACCTAGAGGAAGTGGGAAACATAGATTCCACTGACCAGGTAGTAGCTTATCCCAGTGTAGCATGTCCTCGAGGATATCCTCACACTCCTTCATGTCACCGAGGCCGCTCTCCTCTGTTGCTTCCTTGACAACTTCATCCCACTTGGTCTCATCCATGTCAATCTCATTCAACCTGCATTCCGCAAAAAACTCCTGCTTGCCCTTAACTAGCTCGGCCTTCACTTTACGGTCGCGCTCCTCCGATGATTTCTTGACCATGGCGTCCCACTTGGCGTCATCCATGTTGAAGAGCTCGTccttcctcatcttcttctcgACATGTTCCCTCGCGTTGTACAGGTTGGGCAGCTCCTCGTCCGTCTCGTGCATCTCGTCGAAGTCGGAGTCGAAGTCCTTGTCGTGGACCACGGGGAGCGGCTGGTCGCGCAGCTCCTCGATGAGCTCATCGTCGGTCTCGCTGTGCGCGTCCGCGAGGCCCCGCTGGAGGAGGGCCTCGGCGACGGACGCTAGCTCCGTCTCCTCGTCCACCTTGTAGTACGCCTCCAATCTCCGCTTCAGCTCTGCAACCAGAGGCATCGGTAAGAACAGGTGCAGAAGATCATTATATTTTTCAATATTGGTACACATGATGTCATGGCATTGGAAGAGCAGGCATTTTTCAAGATTGAGTGCAAAGTGCTTCTGGGCGGGGCATTTGGTCGAACGGATGGCAACCTAGCTACCGTGTCCTTCAATTCTGCCACTAGAAAGTGAGGAAATGCAGGCGGCAACGGCATTTTTACGGGTGGCGCATTTGGTCGAGCAGGAGGCGCCTGCGCGGATCTGTGGTAGAAGATGATGGTGGTGTGCGAGTGGCGACAGGCAAAAAATGCAACTTCTTCCGATCTGCGGCGGCGCGTTTGGTCGAGCTACTGGTGTTCGTGCGGCCGTTGGGTCGACCAGGGTTAAGATGTTTGAAGAAGGTACCTTGGTTTGGGACGTCGGCCAAGGACGGAGGAGGAGCAGGCGGTTGCtcggcggccggaggaggggtAGGCGACGGctctgcgggcggcggcggggcgtcgTCGGAGAAGAGGCGCCGGGAGTGAAGGAACGGGAGGTTGATCTTGGTGGTGGGGATGCGAGAGAGAGGCTGGGATGGGCGGAGGGTGTGggagtggcggtggaggtgggtgAGGAAGCGCCTcatggcggcggccgggagggaggaagaagagggcGGCCGATCGTAGAGAGTGTGGCTTTTGGGTTCAGGGTTTCAGGTGGGACCAAGTTGGCAGTTGGAAAGAATCTGCTGGcttacatgcgggtcccatgggaGCCCAAAACGATTTGAGGGGCGCCGCAGAACCTAGAACTAGAAGGCGAGGCGAGGAGCTCGTCCCCATCCTCCAaaaatttggattcctgcgcgtcTAACCCGACATCATCTCAACGAATCTGTGAGGTACAAGCACCATATCCATTTGCATCCTTCCCCATAGATTCCCTTGCAAAATGATGGCAAGATTTCGGCCGGCGTGAGCCTGTGAGGTACCCTGCCTAACCCTTGGACGAAAACTGCAGACAACCCGTTCGACGAAATGCGCAGGACAAACACCAAACACCCGGGTCCACACCGCCATGCCGACAAGACGTCCCGTTCCGTCGGCGAGGCCGCGGACCGCCTCAGCGCCCTCCCGGACGCGCTGCTGCACCACATCATGTCCTTCCTCAAGGCGTGGGAGGTGGTGCCGACCGGCCTCCTCGCGCGGCGGTGGCGCCACCTCTGGGCGTCCGCTCCCTGCGTCGACATCCGCGCGTGCTCCTCCGGACGCGACGACGCGCCCAGCGAGCTCCGCGACTTCGTGAACTgcctcctcctcttccgcgaCGTGTCGGCGCCCGTGGTCACCCTCCGCCTGCGCTCGAGCGACGAGTACGACGaggaagccttcgacgacgatgaCGCCGACACGTGGATCATGGCCGCTCTAAAGCGCAGGGCGCAGGTTATCCATGTCGTTGGACATCGCAAGTTTCCCGCGCCGTTGGACGGtctctccttcgtctcttgctaccTCAGGGTCCTGAAGCTGTCGTACGCCAGGCTCGATTGCACGATCCTCCGGCAGCTTTCTTCTGGCTGCACGTCTTTGGAAGAGCTGGATCTCAAGGACTGCATGGTCGCGGGCACTCGGATCGAGTCTGCCTCTTTGAAGACTCTGATCATGCTCAAGTGCACGGTCAATCTGGACTTCTCCGTTGCTGCTCCGAACCTCGTGCTTCTGCGCCTCATCACACCTTATGTCCGAGTTCCGTCATTTCAGAACCTGGGTTCGCTGCTCACTGGCACCATCATACTTGACGACTGCTTCTTGAGTCCTGATTTTGAACACggcagcgatgatgatgatgacgatgagttTGGTGAAAccactgatgatgataatgataaggTCGACAACTACAAGATTGGATACGGACGTGGGTTGCCTCCAAAAGGATATGAGCTTCATGGTTACAAGGATAAGTATGGTTATGGCAGTGATATCGACAGCGATGAGAATACCTACAAAAAATATAGTGATATTGCAAGCGGCTACCTTGGCGATGGCCAGAATTTCAGCAAAGAGGGCAACTATCATGACTATGGAGGGAATGATGGATGCAATTATAGTACGGTTTTAGGTGGCTGTAATATTCTTGACAGCCTTTCGAGTGCTACCAGTTTGGAGTTATTGGCTGATGCTGGAGAGGTATGTATAGGCTATCACCTGCTATTGTTGATATCCCTCTTTCAGTATGTATATATATCCTGCTTCCTATATACAGCCAAAGTTATTTATACAGAACAGTTGTTCTCCTGATTTTCCTGAAAAACTATTTGTTCCCTACACTAGAACACTGAGTGCCCAATTAGTATACTTCTGATTTGCAATATTAAAATCTGGTTACCTCTAGCTTAGATATGGAAGTGTGTAGCTTTAAGGTGTCACTGTTCATCAGTTACTTTTGAGTTTTGAGGTGACCTCAGCCATCATTTCAAATGATTACAGTTTTGGGTATTATTGTAGCTATATGATTTTTTGGGTTTCTTCTCTCCGTATTAAATAATTCCCTTGCATCTGTATGCCAAATATGAAGTTAATGCAGATTATCATTGTTCTTTGCTGAATactctctatgtatgcattatgAAGGTGGTTCTGAGTAGGGAACTGAAAAGGTGTCCAACCTTTATCAACCTGAAGACCTTGTCCCTCGGTGAATGGTGTATGGCTACTGATTTTGATGCATTAATTTTCTTGCTGCAGCATTCACCTAATATAGAGAGACTTTTTCTCCACCTGAAATTGGTATGTGTAGTTACATATTTGTTGTATGCTACCTGATTATTGAGACACTTTGTATAAGTCTTGTGTACCCTAACCTGATTATATATATATGACTTGTAACAATTTTATTGTTCTGTAAAAAGGACTTCAATACCAGAGAGCCATCAAAAACCGGCATTGAACTGGAGGAGAGATCATTTACGTGCAATCATGTTAGAATTGTGAAGATAAAATGCTCGAAGGATGATGTCAGAGTCCATATGTTGGCACATATGTTCATGGCAAATGGTATATCCCTTGAGAAGATATATGTCTGCCGCAGTGGGAGTGCTTGTGAGTCAGACCTTCTCTTCATCTGTGGTTTCATATTTATTTGTGTTATCATCATTATGTACTTTATCCCTTATCAGGTTACCACCACGTTTGTGAAAAGATAAATGTGGTTAAATGGACATCTTGTCAGACTATTCTATTAAGTGATGAAAAAGCTACTCAGTTGACTCATCCATTATCTGATTTTGTGCCAGATCTTCGTGACCAGCAGTCCATGAAAGATCTTGCCAAGCACGAACTGGACTTCTGGGGGGAGTAACTGTCAAGCATCTGATAGGCAAGAAATTAACCATGATTTTTGTGTGATGCTGAGGTGTGCTTTCAAAGCCGTGACATATATGTTGGTATTCTTGGTGGAGAAGTTAGAATGTAAGATTAAGTGTGGAATTACGTATGGCGATCCAATTGTCAGAATGCTCTTATGTAGCGCGAGTTGAGACTTAGTAGTAGTTTGCCTTTTATGTAGTCTGCAGCGGATCCTTCTCGTTGATGTTTTCTGTGGGAAAATTATTTGCTTGTGTGGAGACATTGTTGCCTTTTTGTTTTGACAGGGAAGACACTTTTAGCTTTCTTTTGGAATAGCTTGAATGTTCCAATGTGCTGTTGCTGAGATGCGGATGCTATGCTTCGGTTCAGTCATTTTGTGGGCATGATCAAACACATGGAGGCGCGGAACTTGGAAGAGTGCGCCTGACATCTTTTTCGATAATGGACGTTTTATATTACTTAATAGTTCAATATTACATGCGGCCATAACTGAGATGCATGCAACCCTACAAAACCAGATGTCATAAAGCGAAAAAAAAGTTATCGGTGAGTACATAAACGCTCTGGCATCCATCAGGTGGATAGGGTGGCGTCTACCCAGTGTCAGTTACAAAGAAGGCGTCCTTGCTCGCCTACATTTCCCATTGAGCAGGTTTAGTGATGGCATGGTGGTGCTCTGTGTAACGGCCCCAGAAATATCCATATTAgattttgcttgttctttttattttatgcatcatcatgcatcatatcatccatgtttttttattaaataaaattattttataaaacctTCCCTCGTTTTTCTTTTAAATAAAACCCTAACCTATCTAACCCTAACCTATCTAACCCTGGGCCTTCTCTCCCCCCCTCTAGCCTTTTCTTTCTACCCCAGCGGCCCACCTCCCTCTTTCTTTTCGGCCAGCAAGAGCAGCCCAACCCAGCAGTGGCCCATCTCCTTTCCGGCCcaaggcccgtaccccttcgcacATATTTTTCTCCTCCGTCCTCGTCACGCAGGAAAGCGACGGGAGGAGCACGTCGATGGCGTGACCCGTGGTCCTCACCATCGCGACCACCCACGCCTCGCGCCACCTGCTTTTCCCCTCCTTAAATCTCCCCTCTGGAAACCCTAGTCACCCCTCCTTTCTCCCCctcgagcgccgccaccacctctgCTTTACCCTCTtctcctttcttcttctttgtgAGCATGCCCGTGAGCTCCTCGCCGGCGCCCCGTCGTCTCCGGCCTCCCCGCGCCAAGCCAACGCCACCGTTCGACgtgcctcgtcctcctcttcaacCTGGTGCAAGGAATCGACCTGGAGCTCTACCAATCAAGGCCAAGCTCGTCGTTTCCCTTCTCGACCATCGGCAGAAGCTCGTTGATTCTGGCCGCCTTCGACCTCCCCCGACCATGCCGAGCACGTCCACATCTTCCAGGTGACCGTGCGCATCTCAGAGACCTCCTTCCCCTTTCTTTTCGTTCTCGGTAGCTCTGCCCACGTTGACCGCCTCTGTCCGCCACAGATGCTCCCCGTCGGCGGAGTTCCGGTGTTCCGTGAGCGGCGCGACCACCTCCTTGTTCACCGCGACGAGACGAAGCCAACACGCCGGGCCTCGCTTCATGTGCGCCCTGCACCGCCCACACGCGCGACGTCTGTCTGCGGTGATCACCGTGGCCGTCTGGAACGTGCGCGGCATCGACCTTCCGCCGAACACCTTCTGTGCAGCCTCGCATGCTTTGCCAGCTCAGCCGCCATGTCGTCGCTGGGGCCCCGCTCGTCAGCCGCTCTGGCTAATCCTGTCCCCGGTGAGAAAACCCTTCAGAGATCAGATCTGTTCCGTTTCGCAGAAACCCCCCTGCAACTGTTTTTCATCAATCTGCGGTCCTTTCCTTTGACGGATTTGCTGGAAACCCCCTACAGCTTCCGCCTCGTCAGCTGCCCGGTTAGCAGCTCTCGGTCCCGCGCGTCAGCCGCTCAGGCTAGCCTG includes these proteins:
- the LOC124675940 gene encoding uncharacterized protein LOC124675940, giving the protein MRRFLTHLHRHSHTLRPSQPLSRIPTTKINLPFLHSRRLFSDDAPPPPAEPSPTPPPAAEQPPAPPPSLADVPNQELKRRLEAYYKVDEETELASVAEALLQRGLADAHSETDDELIEELRDQPLPVVHDKDFDSDFDEMHETDEELPNLYNAREHVEKKMRKDELFNMDDAKWDAMVKKSSEERDRKVKAELVKGKQEFFAECRLNEIDMDETKWDEVVKEATEESGLGDMKECEDILEDMLHWDKLLPDEIKQKVDAKFNELGDMCERGELEPEQAYELFKEFEDKMVSECTELMEAEPPTVDELSEQDKKSVKLNDPPGAGPVLRWESTIVFAPGGDAWHPKNRKVKLSVTVKELGLSRHAFRRLREVVGKRYNSGKDELTITSERFDHREENRKDCLRTLYALVEDAMKADVLADDARNAYVKGRLKANSQFMDRLKMKTQKLRQAA
- the LOC124672927 gene encoding uncharacterized protein LOC124672927, with protein sequence MRRTNTKHPGPHRHADKTSRSVGEAADRLSALPDALLHHIMSFLKAWEVVPTGLLARRWRHLWASAPCVDIRACSSGRDDAPSELRDFVNCLLLFRDVSAPVVTLRLRSSDEYDEEAFDDDDADTWIMAALKRRAQVIHVVGHRKFPAPLDGLSFVSCYLRVLKLSYARLDCTILRQLSSGCTSLEELDLKDCMVAGTRIESASLKTLIMLKCTVNLDFSVAAPNLVLLRLITPYVRVPSFQNLGSLLTGTIILDDCFLSPDFEHGSDDDDDDEFGETTDDDNDKVDNYKIGYGRGLPPKGYELHGYKDKYGYGSDIDSDENTYKKYSDIASGYLGDGQNFSKEGNYHDYGGNDGCNYSTVLGGCNILDSLSSATSLELLADAGEVVLSRELKRCPTFINLKTLSLGEWCMATDFDALIFLLQHSPNIERLFLHLKLDFNTREPSKTGIELEERSFTCNHVRIVKIKCSKDDVRVHMLAHMFMANGISLEKIYVCRSGSAYLRDQQSMKDLAKHELDFWGE